A part of Acipenser ruthenus chromosome 50, fAciRut3.2 maternal haplotype, whole genome shotgun sequence genomic DNA contains:
- the LOC131721950 gene encoding macrophage-capping protein-like, translating to MLLFRSSPAQFSVTAREAGLHGWRIEKLQPVPLPADQLGSFFTGDAYLVLSNRGEESSLHMWIGEKSSRDEQVACAMLATQLDDFLGGNPVQHREVQGFESPEFMKLFPRGVTYKEGGVESGFRKSRPGSAPPNRLYQIKGKSNIRAREVELSWGSFNKGDCFILDLNQVLISWSGSQANVFEKQKMNEIAALIRDTERLGKATVCSVCEGEEPPEMLQVLGPKPALKEGSPEEDLQADTSNSASLYKVSDATGAMKLSKVSEKSPFGRELLVREDCFVLDNGANGKIYVWKGKPLNLLVRRPSDETSNKRAPIGSDSAAAAAAVVDDA from the exons aTGCTCCTGTTCCGATCCTCGCCGGCTCAGTTCTCTGTAACTGCGCGGGAGGCTGGGCTGCACGGCTGGCGCATTGAGAAGCTGCAGCCTGTGCCTCTGCCTGCGGATCAGCTGGGATCCTTCTTCACTGGAGACGCCTACCTGGTGCTGAGCAACCGGGGCGAGGAGAGCAGCCTGCACATGTGGATCG GTGAGAAGTCGTCCCGGGATGAGCAGGTAGCCTGTGCCATGCTGGCCACTCAGCTGGATGATTTCCTGGGTGGGAACCCGGTGCAGCACCGGGAGGTGCAGGGGTTCGAGTCCCCCGAATTCATGAAGCTCTTCCCCAGAGGAGTCACCTACAAG GAAGGGGGAGTGGAGTCGGGGTTTAGGAAGAGCCGGCCAGGCTCCGCCCCTCCGAACCGACTGTACCAAATCAAAGGGAAGAGCAACATCCGAGCGAGAGAGGTGGAGCTGAGCTGGGGCAGCTTCAACAAGGGAGACTGCTTCATACTGGATCTGAAccag GTGCTGATCTCTTGGAGCGGCTCTCAGGCCAACGTGTTTGAGAAGCAGAAGATGAACGAGATCGCCGCCCTGATCCGAGACACGGAGAGGCTGGGCAAAGCCACGGTGTGCTCCGTGTgtgagggggaggagccaccggAGATGCTACAG GTTCTGGGACCAAAGCCGGCGCTGAAGGAGGGCTCTCCAGAGGAGGATCTCCAGGCCGACACCTCTAACTCCGCCTCCCTTTACAAG GTGTCGGACGCTACAGGGGCAATGAAGCTCAGCAAGGTCTCGGAGAAGAGCCCCTTCGGTCGGGAGCTGCTGGTTCGAGAGGACTGCTTCGTTCTGGATAACGGAGCCAACGGCAAGATCTATGTGTGGAAAGGTAAgccactgaacctccttgtgcgccgtccttcggatgagacgtcaaacaaacgagctcctattggaagtgactctgcagcagcagcagcagcagttgttgatgatgcatag